In one Pseudomonas sp. 31-12 genomic region, the following are encoded:
- a CDS encoding class II aldolase/adducin family protein: MNEIANHLRSATEQRLREELAACYRLIAHFRMTDLIFTHISVRLPGPEHHFLINPYGLMFDEITASNLVKIGLDGRAVEPSPYPVNPAGFVIHSAIHGARGDAQCVLHTHTRSGCAVAALKCGLLPVNQISMEFYGRVAYHDYEGVALDMSEQQRLVQDLGDKPVLMLRNHGLLTVGETVSQAFLRMYYLEKACEIQLAAQAAGELVLPPSEVCEHTERQFNDPGRPLDEGELSDPDAMQLAWAALLRLLERVAPGYRD, from the coding sequence ATGAACGAGATCGCCAACCACCTGCGCAGCGCGACGGAACAGCGTCTGCGCGAAGAGCTGGCCGCGTGTTACCGATTGATCGCGCACTTTCGCATGACCGATCTGATTTTCACCCACATCTCGGTGCGCCTGCCGGGGCCTGAACATCACTTTCTGATCAATCCGTACGGGCTGATGTTCGATGAAATCACCGCGTCCAATCTGGTGAAAATCGGTCTTGATGGTCGTGCCGTAGAGCCGTCGCCGTACCCGGTGAATCCGGCGGGATTTGTGATTCACAGCGCCATCCACGGTGCACGTGGAGATGCGCAGTGCGTGCTGCACACCCACACCCGATCCGGTTGCGCGGTCGCGGCGTTGAAATGCGGGTTGTTGCCGGTGAATCAGATTTCCATGGAGTTCTATGGTCGGGTTGCCTATCACGACTATGAGGGTGTGGCGCTGGACATGAGCGAGCAGCAGCGTCTGGTGCAAGACCTTGGCGACAAGCCGGTGCTGATGCTGCGTAACCACGGTTTGTTGACCGTTGGCGAGACCGTGAGCCAGGCCTTCTTGCGCATGTATTACCTGGAAAAAGCGTGTGAAATCCAGCTCGCCGCGCAGGCGGCGGGTGAGCTGGTTTTGCCGCCGAGCGAGGTGTGCGAACACACCGAGCGTCAGTTCAACGATCCTGGCCGTCCGCTGGACGAGGGCGAGCTGAGCGATCCTGATGCGATGCAGTTGGCCTGGGCGGCGCTGTTGCGATTGCTTGAGCGGGTGGCGCCGGGATATCGGGACTGA
- a CDS encoding cupin domain-containing protein, which yields MPPASSAPTQDSATAAPHFLGTRIRGLRKRRGMTLAELAQMSELTAGYISQLERNLAYPSIPALFNIARSLGVTIQWFFASEGNTAPEDNGVVVRKHTRMSVHYEDGIVDQLLTPQPNRQLEMLHSRFPPGTYSQQSYSHEGEEAGYLLSGSFELWVGERYFQLSEGDSFSFSSQEPHRYGNPGDVDAVVIWVITPPSF from the coding sequence ATGCCGCCTGCCAGCAGCGCGCCCACACAGGACAGCGCCACGGCAGCACCGCATTTTCTCGGCACACGGATTCGTGGGTTGCGCAAACGTCGAGGCATGACCCTGGCGGAACTGGCACAGATGAGCGAGCTGACGGCGGGGTATATCAGTCAGCTGGAGCGGAATCTGGCTTATCCGTCGATTCCTGCGCTGTTCAATATTGCTCGTAGCTTGGGTGTGACCATTCAGTGGTTCTTTGCCAGCGAGGGCAATACCGCGCCTGAAGATAACGGCGTTGTGGTGCGCAAGCACACTCGGATGAGCGTGCACTATGAGGACGGGATTGTGGATCAGCTGCTGACACCGCAGCCCAATCGGCAACTGGAAATGCTGCATTCACGGTTTCCGCCCGGGACTTACAGTCAGCAGAGTTACAGCCATGAAGGGGAAGAGGCTGGGTATTTGCTGTCGGGAAGTTTCGAGCTGTGGGTGGGGGAGCGGTATTTCCAGCTGAGTGAGGGGGATAGTTTCAGCTTTTCGAGTCAGGAACCGCATCGGTATGGGAACCCTGGAGATGTAGATGCGGTGGTGATCTGGGTGATTACACCGCCTTCGTTTTGA
- a CDS encoding ATP-binding protein — MIRARPGGLLRRLLLFILLFSLCFTVLASTVQLYFEYRREMRDIDSRMELIRAGYLASLERSLWDLNQEQLNVQLRGLVDFSDVARVHLTSPDFDLLHGSADPVGPLRIERFQLEYQPPSGPLRHLGQLEVSTDLGAVHQRLYATGLTSLLWMSVFLCGLAVTLSGLFYRLVTRHLQVMAGFARRIAAGDWHEPLQLDKRRSANEDEIDTVAHALDDMRRAILSDIDRRESDRLALQDNRDELLRRVERRTASLMRAKDEAEAANLAKSRFLATMSHELRTPLNGILGMAELLRDANLNARDGKRLDALSKAGEGLLSILNEVLYFARLEEGVSHPEPVDFSLRPLLDEVLTLLEPRALSNDTTLHCRIDPQVADRHHGAEQFLRQVLSNLLANAIKFTEGGQVKVDVALLAPVPEQTGQRLRVSVTDNGIGIAPAVQQKMFERFTQASEEVAQRFGGTGLGLAICKHLVQQLGGQIGVESDVGRGSCFWFELTLQPASTGIAELPMHHEPGQSMKILVVEDVALNREVVSGLLHRDGHQVWLAEDGEQALTQCVGETFDLILLDVHLPGISGVELCTLIRRTEGPNRHCRIFALTASVQPALVRGYLDAGMDGILAKPLKLENLRQALAGHSPTPAPQPDDEAMDWPLLDTHRTLLGEQKLQGLLAVLRDSISQHREAITEAFEADDCTEVAHLAHRLAGSSDSLGFRALATVLRALEEAALANDESRLRALAPQVHAHLQRSQQTLAELLQR, encoded by the coding sequence ATGATCCGCGCTCGGCCCGGTGGACTGTTGCGGCGTCTGCTGCTGTTCATTCTGTTGTTCAGCCTGTGCTTCACCGTGCTGGCGAGTACCGTGCAGTTGTACTTCGAATACCGCCGCGAAATGCGCGACATCGACTCACGCATGGAACTGATCCGCGCCGGTTATCTGGCCAGTCTGGAGCGCAGTCTCTGGGATTTAAACCAGGAGCAATTGAATGTGCAGTTGCGCGGCCTGGTGGATTTCTCCGACGTGGCGCGAGTGCATCTGACCAGCCCTGATTTCGATCTGCTGCATGGCAGCGCGGACCCGGTCGGGCCGCTGCGCATCGAGCGTTTTCAACTGGAGTATCAGCCGCCGTCCGGGCCGTTGCGGCATTTGGGGCAGTTGGAAGTCAGCACCGACCTGGGCGCCGTGCATCAACGTTTGTACGCCACCGGTTTGACCAGCCTGCTGTGGATGAGCGTGTTTTTGTGCGGGCTGGCGGTGACGCTGTCGGGACTGTTTTATCGGCTGGTCACGCGGCACCTGCAAGTCATGGCCGGTTTTGCCCGACGCATCGCTGCCGGTGACTGGCACGAACCCTTGCAACTGGACAAACGCCGCAGCGCTAACGAGGACGAAATCGATACCGTGGCCCATGCGCTGGACGACATGCGCCGGGCGATTCTCAGCGACATTGACCGCCGGGAAAGCGATCGACTGGCCCTGCAAGACAACCGCGATGAACTACTGCGAAGGGTCGAACGCCGCACCGCCAGTCTGATGCGCGCCAAGGACGAAGCCGAAGCGGCCAACCTCGCCAAGTCGCGCTTTCTGGCGACCATGAGCCACGAGTTGCGCACACCGCTGAACGGCATTCTCGGCATGGCTGAATTACTGCGCGACGCCAACCTGAATGCGCGCGACGGCAAACGTCTGGATGCGCTGTCGAAGGCCGGCGAAGGGTTGTTGTCGATTCTCAACGAAGTGCTGTATTTCGCTCGACTGGAGGAGGGCGTCAGCCACCCGGAACCGGTCGACTTTTCCCTTCGGCCGTTGCTCGACGAGGTGCTGACGCTGCTGGAACCGCGCGCGCTGAGCAACGACACGACGCTGCACTGCCGGATCGATCCGCAGGTCGCCGACCGGCACCATGGCGCCGAACAATTCTTGCGTCAGGTGTTGAGCAACTTGCTGGCCAACGCGATCAAGTTCACCGAAGGCGGTCAGGTCAAAGTGGACGTTGCGCTTCTGGCTCCAGTCCCCGAACAAACCGGGCAACGCCTGCGCGTGAGCGTGACGGACAACGGCATCGGCATCGCTCCGGCGGTGCAGCAGAAGATGTTTGAACGCTTCACTCAAGCCAGCGAGGAAGTGGCGCAACGCTTCGGCGGCACCGGGCTCGGATTAGCCATTTGCAAACATCTGGTGCAGCAGTTGGGCGGGCAGATCGGCGTTGAAAGTGACGTCGGGCGGGGTAGTTGTTTCTGGTTTGAGCTGACGTTGCAGCCGGCGTCTACCGGGATTGCCGAACTGCCAATGCACCACGAGCCCGGCCAGTCGATGAAGATTCTGGTGGTCGAGGACGTGGCGCTGAACCGCGAAGTGGTCAGCGGTTTGTTGCACCGGGACGGGCATCAGGTCTGGCTCGCCGAAGACGGCGAGCAGGCGTTGACGCAATGCGTCGGGGAGACGTTCGATTTGATCCTGCTCGATGTGCACCTGCCGGGCATCAGCGGCGTCGAGTTGTGCACACTGATCCGCCGTACCGAAGGCCCGAACCGCCACTGCCGAATCTTCGCCCTGACCGCCAGCGTGCAGCCGGCGCTGGTGCGCGGTTATCTGGATGCCGGGATGGACGGCATTCTCGCCAAACCGCTGAAGCTCGAAAACCTGCGTCAGGCGCTGGCCGGGCATTCACCCACACCCGCGCCGCAGCCTGATGACGAGGCGATGGACTGGCCGCTGCTGGACACTCATCGCACCTTGCTCGGTGAGCAGAAACTCCAAGGCTTGCTGGCGGTGTTGCGCGACTCCATCAGCCAGCATCGCGAAGCGATCACGGAAGCGTTCGAGGCCGACGATTGCACCGAAGTCGCTCATCTGGCGCATCGCCTGGCCGGCAGCAGCGACTCATTGGGCTTTCGGGCATTGGCCACTGTGCTGCGTGCGCTGGAAGAGGCCGCCCTGGCCAACGACGAATCAAGGTTGCGGGCATTGGCGCCGCAGGTTCATGCGCACTTGCAGCGTTCGCAACAGACGTTGGCCGAGTTGTTGCAGCGCTGA
- a CDS encoding DUF3077 domain-containing protein, producing the protein MSEPTEAKTIGFTPIYCSGKAMFHVSAGVPVSDALAQASDFLFLAKAFTEDAAYVRDTDRHAWAAHYLTAMGKALLDDAVKAVTPRPARKDKKAAK; encoded by the coding sequence ATGAGCGAACCAACAGAAGCAAAAACCATCGGCTTCACCCCCATCTACTGCTCAGGAAAAGCGATGTTCCACGTCAGCGCTGGAGTTCCTGTGAGTGATGCATTGGCACAGGCCTCTGATTTTCTGTTCCTGGCCAAGGCGTTCACGGAAGACGCCGCCTACGTAAGAGACACCGACCGTCATGCCTGGGCCGCGCACTATTTAACGGCGATGGGCAAAGCGCTGCTTGATGATGCAGTGAAGGCGGTGACACCCAGACCGGCTCGGAAGGACAAGAAAGCCGCGAAATAG
- a CDS encoding FAD-dependent oxidoreductase, with product MPTSSPAFAHLFEPLQLRGKRLKNRIMSSGHDTSMPTDNLVNEQLVAYHTARAEGGVGLIVLQVAGVHESARYTSHVLMATDDACIEGYRKIADSCHAHDTVVLSQIFHPGREIMESSDGLLAVAYSPSAVPNERFRVMPRALDKAMIDEIVAGYGAAARRLYQAGIDGVEVVASHGYLPAQFINPRVNRRTDDYNGELEQRLRFLREVIAAVRANTDEHFIIGLRISADERDPEGLTEDESLTAVQSLQPLLDYVHIVAGTSASLGGAVHIVPPMAIEAAYLAKEAGTFKAGLSIPLFVTGRINQPQEAELILARGQADVCGMTRALICDPQMPNKTDTGHVEDVRACIACNQACIGHFHKGLPISCIQHPETGRELIFGQRQPAAQRKRIMIAGGGPAGMKAAAVAAQRGHDVTLYEASSQLGGQVLLAQLLPRRAEFGGASTNLQREMELAGVRVVRNTRVDRALVERERPDMVIVATGAEPYWPAFERGGELQVVDAWQVLRDEVQIGRSVVVVDWRADWIGPGIAERLVRAGHQVQLAVNGTHCGENLPLYVRDQLAGELHKLGIPITPYARLYGCDDTTVYLQHTASGEPMLFENIDTLVLCQGHQPVDTLGAELQGLVEFRRIGDCLAPRTAEEAIYEGLKVAWTL from the coding sequence ATGCCGACCTCGTCCCCTGCTTTTGCGCACCTGTTCGAACCCTTGCAGCTGCGCGGCAAACGCCTGAAAAACCGCATCATGTCCAGCGGTCACGACACCTCGATGCCCACCGACAACCTGGTCAACGAGCAACTGGTCGCCTATCACACCGCGCGGGCCGAGGGTGGTGTCGGGCTGATCGTGTTGCAAGTGGCCGGTGTGCATGAAAGCGCGCGGTACACCTCACACGTGCTGATGGCCACTGACGACGCGTGCATCGAGGGCTATCGAAAAATTGCTGACAGTTGCCATGCCCACGACACCGTGGTGCTGTCGCAGATTTTCCATCCGGGTCGGGAAATCATGGAGTCCAGCGATGGCTTGCTGGCTGTCGCTTACTCGCCTTCAGCGGTGCCCAACGAGCGTTTCCGGGTGATGCCTCGGGCGCTGGATAAAGCGATGATCGACGAGATTGTCGCCGGTTACGGTGCCGCCGCCCGGCGCCTGTATCAGGCCGGAATCGATGGCGTGGAAGTGGTCGCCAGCCACGGCTACCTGCCGGCGCAATTCATCAATCCGCGGGTCAACCGTCGCACCGATGACTACAACGGCGAGCTGGAACAGCGCCTGCGGTTCCTGCGCGAAGTGATCGCCGCCGTGCGCGCCAACACTGATGAACACTTCATCATCGGCCTGCGTATTTCCGCCGACGAACGCGACCCCGAGGGGCTGACCGAGGATGAATCCCTTACCGCCGTGCAATCCCTGCAACCGCTTCTGGATTACGTGCACATCGTCGCCGGCACCTCGGCGTCATTAGGCGGCGCCGTGCATATCGTGCCGCCGATGGCGATCGAAGCCGCTTATCTGGCCAAGGAAGCCGGCACCTTCAAGGCCGGCCTGTCGATTCCACTGTTCGTCACCGGGCGCATCAACCAGCCGCAGGAAGCCGAACTGATCCTCGCTCGCGGCCAGGCCGATGTGTGCGGCATGACCCGCGCGCTGATCTGCGACCCACAAATGCCCAACAAAACCGACACTGGCCACGTCGAGGATGTGCGCGCCTGCATCGCCTGCAATCAGGCGTGCATCGGCCACTTCCACAAAGGCCTGCCGATTTCCTGCATCCAGCACCCGGAAACCGGGCGCGAACTGATTTTCGGCCAGCGGCAACCAGCCGCCCAACGCAAACGCATCATGATCGCCGGCGGCGGCCCGGCCGGGATGAAAGCCGCCGCCGTCGCCGCCCAGCGCGGACATGACGTGACCCTCTACGAAGCCAGCTCGCAACTCGGCGGTCAGGTTCTGCTGGCGCAATTGCTGCCTCGACGCGCTGAATTCGGTGGCGCCAGCACCAATCTGCAGCGGGAAATGGAACTGGCCGGCGTGCGCGTCGTGCGCAACACCCGGGTCGATCGGGCGTTGGTCGAACGCGAACGCCCGGACATGGTGATCGTCGCTACGGGCGCCGAACCGTATTGGCCAGCCTTCGAGCGCGGCGGCGAATTGCAGGTCGTGGATGCCTGGCAAGTGTTGCGCGATGAGGTGCAAATCGGCCGCTCCGTGGTGGTCGTCGACTGGCGCGCCGACTGGATCGGCCCCGGCATCGCCGAACGTCTGGTGCGCGCCGGGCACCAGGTGCAACTCGCCGTCAACGGCACCCATTGCGGGGAAAACCTGCCGTTGTACGTGCGCGATCAACTGGCCGGCGAGCTGCACAAACTCGGCATCCCCATCACCCCCTACGCCCGCCTGTATGGCTGCGACGACACCACCGTCTACTTGCAACACACCGCCAGCGGCGAACCGATGCTCTTCGAAAACATCGACACACTGGTGCTCTGCCAGGGCCATCAACCCGTCGACACCTTGGGCGCCGAACTGCAAGGCCTGGTGGAATTTCGCCGCATCGGCGACTGCCTCGCCCCACGCACCGCCGAAGAAGCCATCTACGAGGGCTTGAAAGTCGCCTGGACACTTTGA
- a CDS encoding response regulator, with product MTPRVLIVDDDPLIRELLHAYLSQEGYEVHCAATAELAETFLATQTVDLVMLDIRLPGKDGLTLTRELRVRSEVGIILITGRNDEIDRIVGLECGADDYVIKPLNPRELVSRAKNLIRRVRHAQEPQPVAAIAKPVKQFADWALDTDRRRLIDPSGSETLLTHGEYQLLSVFLRNSGHTLSRDQLMDQIRNREWVPNDRSIDVLVGRLRRKLHDDPAEPQLIITIHGAGYLFTASVAA from the coding sequence ATGACTCCTCGGGTACTGATCGTCGATGACGATCCGCTGATTCGCGAACTGCTGCACGCCTACCTGTCACAGGAAGGTTATGAAGTCCACTGCGCGGCCACGGCGGAGCTGGCCGAAACCTTTCTGGCGACTCAGACGGTTGATCTGGTGATGCTCGATATCCGCCTGCCGGGCAAGGATGGCCTGACCCTGACACGGGAGCTGCGGGTCCGTTCGGAAGTCGGGATCATTCTGATCACCGGGCGCAACGATGAAATCGACCGCATCGTCGGCCTCGAATGCGGCGCCGATGACTACGTGATCAAACCCCTCAACCCACGCGAGCTGGTGTCCCGGGCGAAAAACCTGATCCGCCGGGTTCGTCACGCGCAGGAGCCCCAACCGGTAGCGGCCATCGCGAAACCGGTCAAGCAATTCGCCGACTGGGCGCTGGACACCGATCGGCGACGGCTGATCGACCCCTCCGGCAGCGAAACCCTGCTGACCCACGGCGAATACCAGTTGCTCAGCGTGTTCCTGCGCAACAGCGGCCACACCTTGAGCCGCGATCAATTGATGGACCAGATCCGCAACCGCGAGTGGGTGCCCAATGATCGCTCCATCGACGTGCTGGTCGGACGCTTGCGGCGCAAGTTGCACGACGACCCGGCTGAGCCGCAACTGATCATCACCATCCATGGCGCCGGTTACCTGTTCACCGCCAGCGTGGCGGCCTGA
- a CDS encoding ABC transporter substrate-binding protein, whose protein sequence is MWRVFALLLALVADSAMAAEKIRYCDYPVYPPISWSDGKQVRGLAPSVVKNLFEKLGYEVEIIVLGNWKRCLLDAAEGRVDVVLAYNTAQREQSMIFSTVPVLREEVALFINRQRPVKFERLEDLANYRGGLLFGESYGVEFDRLVAQHQNIEWVSDSRQNFGKLIRGRIDFITSERRTGELYVENLPGAQDIVALPTSLSVDYLRIAVSRHSPLASRMPDIDAQLQRMVDAGEVDRLLNESEVTYRDMINLPANSK, encoded by the coding sequence ATGTGGCGGGTGTTTGCTTTGCTGCTGGCGCTGGTCGCGGACAGTGCGATGGCGGCGGAAAAGATTCGCTACTGCGACTATCCGGTGTACCCGCCGATCTCTTGGAGCGACGGTAAACAAGTTCGCGGCCTGGCCCCGAGCGTGGTGAAAAACCTGTTCGAAAAACTCGGCTACGAAGTGGAAATCATCGTGCTCGGCAACTGGAAACGCTGCCTGCTCGACGCCGCCGAAGGTCGGGTCGATGTAGTGTTGGCCTACAACACCGCGCAACGCGAGCAGAGCATGATTTTTTCCACGGTGCCGGTGCTGCGTGAAGAGGTCGCGTTGTTCATCAATCGCCAGCGTCCGGTGAAATTCGAGCGTCTGGAGGACCTGGCCAATTACCGTGGCGGGCTGTTGTTCGGTGAAAGTTACGGCGTGGAATTCGACCGCCTGGTCGCACAACACCAGAACATCGAATGGGTCTCTGACAGCCGCCAGAACTTCGGCAAACTGATTCGCGGGCGCATCGACTTCATCACCTCGGAGCGACGCACCGGCGAGCTGTACGTCGAAAATCTGCCGGGCGCACAAGACATCGTCGCATTGCCCACGTCTTTGAGCGTGGACTACCTGCGGATTGCAGTATCACGCCATTCTCCTCTGGCCAGCCGCATGCCGGACATCGATGCGCAACTCCAGCGCATGGTCGATGCCGGAGAGGTCGACCGTTTGCTCAACGAAAGCGAAGTCACCTACCGCGACATGATCAACCTGCCGGCGAATTCGAAATGA
- a CDS encoding IS3 family transposase (programmed frameshift) has product MDTGPKRSQRDYTLTFKLSVVDQVEKGELSYKEAQRRYGIQGRSTVLVWLRKHGRQDWSQGASIRSQRTRPMDEPTLPPTPEQRIKELEEQLALANQKAKFFEDVVDVLKNDYGVSVGKKAARQVVAQTQTLSVSRACQFMGISRQAYYKRDRVCRARVEQDQKLITFVQSIRVRQPCIGARKLHSLMHAEREKQELHVGRDRLFEVLREHRQLVRRKRAYHKTTDSHHHFHCHPNLLKPGPQQVVATGPEQVWVADITYLSTKRDDPVYLSLVTDAFSRKIVGYHVHGSLHADSVAQALRMALKTRRTRQKLVHHSDRGVQYCSALYQKLHARHGITCSMTDGYDCYQNAMAERVNGILKTELLLHRPTDLAQAEQMVREAILIYNQERPHLSLKYKTPDAVHRALG; this is encoded by the exons ATGGATACGGGTCCAAAACGCAGTCAGCGAGATTACACGCTGACTTTTAAATTGTCGGTTGTCGATCAGGTCGAAAAAGGCGAGTTGAGTTATAAAGAAGCTCAACGGCGTTATGGGATTCAGGGTCGGTCGACGGTGTTGGTCTGGTTACGTAAACATGGTCGACAGGATTGGAGCCAAGGCGCATCCATTCGCTCCCAGAGGACTCGACCGATGGACGAGCCAACTTTGCCACCGACTCCCGAGCAGAGAATCAAAGAGCTTGAGGAACAGTTGGCCCTGGCAAATCAGAAAGCCAAATTCTTCGAAGACGTGGTTGATGTTCTGAAGAACGACTACGGCGTATCTGTCG GTAAAAAAGCGGCCCGGCAAGTCGTTGCGCAAACCCAAACCCTGAGTGTCAGCAGGGCTTGCCAGTTTATGGGGATCAGTCGCCAAGCCTATTACAAGCGAGATCGCGTTTGTCGGGCTCGAGTCGAGCAAGATCAGAAACTCATCACGTTTGTGCAATCAATCCGGGTGCGCCAGCCCTGCATTGGCGCCCGCAAACTGCACTCATTGATGCACGCGGAGCGCGAGAAACAGGAGCTACATGTAGGCCGGGATCGCTTGTTTGAGGTTCTAAGAGAGCACCGCCAGTTGGTTCGTAGAAAACGGGCTTATCACAAGACGACTGACAGCCATCATCACTTTCACTGCCATCCCAATTTACTAAAGCCAGGCCCGCAGCAAGTCGTCGCTACCGGCCCGGAACAGGTCTGGGTAGCCGATATCACTTATCTCTCCACCAAGCGTGATGATCCGGTCTACCTGAGCCTGGTCACGGATGCGTTCTCGAGAAAAATTGTCGGTTACCACGTGCACGGTAGCCTGCATGCCGACTCGGTGGCTCAAGCCTTGCGCATGGCGTTGAAGACGCGTCGAACCCGCCAGAAACTGGTTCATCACTCGGATCGAGGGGTGCAGTACTGCTCAGCGTTGTATCAAAAGCTCCATGCCAGGCATGGCATCACGTGCTCGATGACCGATGGCTACGACTGCTACCAAAACGCCATGGCAGAGCGGGTCAACGGCATCTTGAAAACAGAACTCTTGCTCCATCGACCGACAGACTTGGCGCAAGCGGAGCAGATGGTGCGGGAGGCGATCTTGATCTACAACCAAGAGCGCCCGCACCTGTCCTTAAAATACAAAACGCCCGATGCGGTGCATCGGGCGTTAGGGTGA
- a CDS encoding TetR family transcriptional regulator C-terminal domain-containing protein: protein MSQEARFSRMEPELRKANLIEATLVCLKRHGFQGASIRKISAEAGVSVGLISHHYSGKDELVAEAYRAITGRVMSLLREAMEHAAPNARERLSAFFRGSFSAELLDPQLIDAWLAFWGAVRTAESINLAHEHSYGEYRGILRKVLTELAQEEGWENFDADLAAISLSALLDGLWLESGLNPGTFTPEQGIQICEAWVDGLQAGGRQRFCVQTTGC from the coding sequence ATGAGTCAGGAAGCCCGTTTTTCCCGCATGGAGCCGGAGTTGCGCAAGGCCAACCTGATCGAAGCCACGCTGGTTTGCCTCAAGCGCCACGGCTTCCAAGGCGCGTCGATCCGCAAGATTTCCGCCGAGGCCGGTGTCTCGGTCGGGTTGATCAGCCATCATTATTCCGGCAAGGATGAACTGGTGGCCGAGGCCTACCGGGCGATTACCGGTCGGGTCATGAGTTTGCTGCGCGAGGCGATGGAGCACGCAGCGCCCAACGCCCGCGAACGCTTGTCGGCGTTCTTTCGCGGGTCGTTCTCCGCCGAACTGCTCGACCCGCAGCTGATCGATGCCTGGCTGGCCTTCTGGGGCGCGGTGCGCACGGCGGAGTCGATCAACCTCGCGCACGAGCATTCCTACGGTGAGTACCGCGGCATCTTGCGCAAGGTCCTGACCGAGCTGGCGCAGGAGGAGGGCTGGGAAAACTTCGACGCCGATCTGGCCGCCATCAGTCTCAGCGCGTTGCTCGACGGTTTGTGGCTGGAGTCGGGCCTCAACCCCGGCACCTTTACCCCGGAGCAAGGCATTCAGATTTGCGAAGCCTGGGTCGATGGATTGCAGGCCGGCGGTCGCCAACGGTTTTGCGTCCAGACGACGGGCTGTTGA
- a CDS encoding ABC transporter substrate-binding protein, with translation MKSNTLKHGFYPLLLSLAMGLGSAQAAPDMVVVGYGGAGQKAQDVAFFQPFSVADHSKLIQSEYNGEMARIKVMVDTGNADWDVVQIEGPDLMRGCDEGMYEKLDWKSLGRVEQLIPDAAQPCGSAALVWSVAIAYDTQKLAQAPTSWADFWDVQKIPGKRGLRKRAVYNLEFALLADGVKVEDVYSVLNTPKGVDRAFAKLTELKPYIQWWEAGAQPAQWLTAGDVVMTSTYSGRVAAAAQSGSHLGLVWPGSLYGMDYWAIIKGSKHVDQAKRFIAFANQPDAQVKYVEQIPYGPTNTETAARLDGKLAQWVPTAPQNLKGALSMDVAFWVDHGEELEERFNAWASK, from the coding sequence ATGAAATCGAATACGCTCAAGCACGGTTTTTATCCCTTGTTGCTGTCCCTGGCCATGGGCCTTGGCAGCGCTCAGGCAGCGCCGGACATGGTGGTGGTGGGTTACGGCGGCGCCGGCCAGAAAGCCCAGGACGTGGCGTTTTTCCAGCCGTTCAGCGTCGCGGATCACAGCAAGCTGATCCAGAGTGAGTACAACGGTGAGATGGCGCGGATCAAAGTGATGGTCGACACCGGCAACGCCGATTGGGACGTGGTGCAGATTGAAGGCCCGGACCTGATGCGCGGTTGCGATGAAGGCATGTATGAAAAACTCGACTGGAAAAGCCTGGGGCGCGTCGAGCAATTGATTCCCGATGCGGCTCAGCCTTGCGGTTCTGCTGCACTGGTGTGGAGCGTGGCGATTGCCTACGACACGCAGAAACTGGCGCAGGCACCGACCTCCTGGGCGGACTTCTGGGATGTGCAGAAAATCCCCGGTAAACGCGGGCTGCGCAAACGTGCGGTGTACAACCTGGAGTTCGCCTTGCTGGCCGACGGGGTGAAGGTCGAGGACGTTTATTCAGTGTTGAACACGCCAAAGGGTGTCGACCGGGCCTTCGCCAAACTTACCGAACTCAAACCCTATATCCAGTGGTGGGAGGCCGGCGCGCAACCGGCGCAATGGCTGACGGCCGGGGATGTGGTGATGACCTCGACGTACAGCGGACGTGTGGCTGCCGCTGCGCAAAGTGGCAGTCATCTCGGGCTGGTCTGGCCGGGCAGTCTGTACGGCATGGATTACTGGGCGATCATCAAGGGCTCGAAACATGTCGATCAGGCCAAGCGTTTTATCGCGTTCGCCAATCAGCCGGACGCCCAGGTCAAGTATGTCGAGCAGATCCCTTATGGGCCGACCAACACTGAAACGGCGGCCAGACTGGACGGCAAACTCGCACAATGGGTGCCCACCGCGCCGCAGAACCTGAAGGGCGCGCTGTCGATGGACGTGGCGTTCTGGGTCGATCACGGCGAAGAACTCGAAGAGCGTTTTAATGCCTGGGCCAGCAAGTAA